One window of the Niallia circulans genome contains the following:
- a CDS encoding YrzA family protein: MNIQLEMIEDKVEFFEGESLKAIEKKINEQVEVNKAILLSVHSVSHQVTLLENGRPYYTAVVHFKMKKQF, translated from the coding sequence ATGAATATCCAATTAGAAATGATAGAAGATAAGGTAGAGTTTTTTGAAGGAGAAAGTCTAAAAGCAATCGAGAAAAAAATCAATGAACAAGTAGAAGTCAATAAAGCTATATTGCTTTCTGTTCATTCTGTCTCCCATCAAGTTACTTTACTAGAGAATGGTCGGCCTTATTACACCGCCGTTGTCCATTTTAAAATGAAAAAGCAGTTTTAA
- a CDS encoding DUF1510 family protein, whose protein sequence is MSNEINNEGKTRYAQRSKRKKTNLILNGLIVAVILLIVFVSYSIFHTNDEKNTAKNKENEPKSGQEVSDENKTAASTTKSDNKEENTTSEEEKESDGEEIVTEGGSDSNVIKTIENPSWKPVGTSQTGEHVATYSEGADWNEQIKALSYATGLDSGNMTVWFLGNNNHDPQKSIGTVSSKDKSEKYRVYIEWVDGSGWKPTKVEEIKDLNIR, encoded by the coding sequence TTGAGTAATGAAATAAATAATGAAGGTAAAACGAGATATGCACAACGTTCTAAAAGAAAGAAAACGAATCTTATTTTAAATGGATTAATCGTTGCTGTGATTTTACTAATTGTATTTGTATCATATTCTATTTTTCATACAAATGATGAAAAAAATACAGCTAAAAATAAAGAAAACGAACCGAAATCAGGTCAAGAAGTATCGGATGAGAATAAAACAGCTGCTTCGACGACTAAATCAGATAATAAAGAGGAGAACACTACTTCAGAAGAAGAAAAAGAATCTGATGGGGAGGAAATTGTCACAGAAGGTGGCAGTGACTCGAATGTTATTAAAACGATTGAGAATCCTTCCTGGAAGCCTGTTGGAACATCCCAAACAGGGGAGCATGTAGCTACTTATTCAGAAGGGGCAGACTGGAACGAACAAATTAAAGCATTATCTTATGCAACCGGCTTAGATAGCGGGAATATGACTGTTTGGTTCCTTGGTAATAATAATCATGATCCTCAGAAGTCTATTGGAACAGTATCATCTAAAGATAAATCTGAAAAATATAGAGTATATATAGAATGGGTAGATGGAAGTGGATGGAAACCAACGAAGGTAGAAGAAATAAAAGACTTAAATATTCGTTAA
- a CDS encoding YrhC family protein gives MEKKIKILTDKISDYQQFGTVLLAVGAFFYIGVIIPKMDKVTGYNEGMLITSIVFLSVSILFFAKAKKLKKLLDEWKES, from the coding sequence ATGGAGAAAAAGATAAAAATTTTAACAGATAAGATATCTGATTATCAGCAATTTGGCACCGTTTTGCTAGCTGTTGGAGCATTTTTTTATATAGGAGTAATTATTCCTAAAATGGATAAGGTAACAGGTTATAATGAGGGCATGCTTATTACTTCGATTGTCTTCTTAAGTGTTTCGATTTTATTCTTTGCCAAAGCGAAGAAATTAAAAAAACTTTTGGATGAATGGAAAGAATCGTGA
- a CDS encoding bifunctional cystathionine gamma-lyase/homocysteine desulfhydrase, producing the protein MKRKTKLIHGGIPGDPHTGAVNIPIYQVSTYKQDGIGNHKGFEYSRTGNPTRHALEELIKDLEEGKRGFAFSSGMAAITAVMMLFKKGDHILLTDDVYGGTFRVMTKVLNKFGIEATFIDTSDINNIQEAIKENTVALYIETPTNPLLKITDIEAVSRIAKEKGLLTIVDNTFSTPYWQTPLTLGADIVLHSATKYLGGHSDVVSGLVVVKDEKLGEELHFVQNSTGGVLGPHDSWLLIRGMKTLGIRMEEHESNTRQIVSFLEKHPAIAKIYYPGLPTHPNHEISKKQAHGFGGMVSFDVGSAENADKLLNKVKYFTLAESLGAVESLISVPARMTHASIPPERRAELGITDGLVRISVGLEDIEDLVEDLKQALQ; encoded by the coding sequence ATGAAAAGAAAAACAAAATTAATACATGGTGGAATTCCTGGAGACCCGCACACAGGAGCAGTGAACATTCCGATTTATCAAGTAAGCACATATAAACAAGACGGTATTGGCAATCATAAAGGCTTTGAATACTCTAGAACTGGAAACCCTACTCGCCATGCATTAGAAGAGCTTATCAAGGATTTAGAAGAAGGGAAAAGAGGCTTTGCATTTAGTTCTGGTATGGCAGCAATCACTGCGGTTATGATGCTATTTAAGAAGGGGGACCATATCCTCTTAACAGACGATGTATATGGGGGAACCTTCCGTGTGATGACAAAGGTTCTGAATAAGTTTGGAATAGAGGCAACCTTTATCGATACAAGTGATATTAACAATATCCAAGAGGCTATAAAAGAAAATACAGTAGCTTTGTATATTGAAACACCAACAAATCCATTATTAAAAATCACAGATATTGAAGCCGTTTCACGGATTGCAAAAGAAAAGGGATTATTAACGATTGTTGATAATACTTTTTCTACTCCTTATTGGCAAACGCCATTAACATTGGGAGCAGATATTGTCCTTCATAGTGCCACAAAGTATCTTGGTGGTCATAGTGATGTGGTATCCGGGCTTGTTGTTGTAAAGGACGAAAAATTAGGAGAAGAGCTTCATTTTGTGCAAAATTCAACTGGTGGAGTGTTAGGACCACATGATTCTTGGCTATTAATAAGAGGGATGAAAACACTAGGAATTCGAATGGAAGAGCATGAAAGCAACACAAGGCAAATCGTTAGTTTTCTAGAAAAACATCCAGCCATTGCAAAAATATATTATCCAGGACTGCCTACACATCCAAACCATGAAATTAGCAAGAAACAAGCACATGGCTTTGGAGGAATGGTAAGTTTTGATGTGGGAAGTGCAGAGAATGCTGATAAGCTTTTAAATAAAGTGAAATATTTTACACTTGCAGAAAGTTTAGGAGCTGTAGAAAGTCTAATCTCTGTTCCAGCAAGAATGACACATGCCTCCATTCCGCCTGAAAGAAGAGCAGAGCTAGGGATAACAGATGGTCTTGTAAGAATTTCTGTTGGATTAGAAGATATAGAAGATTTAGTGGAAGATCTAAAACAGGCATTACAATAA
- a CDS encoding fructose-1,6-bisphosphatase → MDTKYLDLLTEKYDSEEKVVTEIINLDAILNLPKGTEHFVSDLHGEFHAFQHVLRNGSGNVKEKIRDLFKDELLSAEIDEFATLVYYPEEKLKRIVNSFIHTKELDKWYADTIERMIRLVSYASSKYTNSKVRKALPQQFVYIIEELLYEKNELNNKTDYYSSIINRIISLGQANKLIIGLSYTIQRLVVDHLHVVGDIYDRGPYPDKIIDTLMDYHSVDIQWGNHDVLWIGAYAGSKVCLANIIRICARYDNLDIIEDAYGINLRPLLNLANKYYKDNKAFRPKMNAKENTDENILQITKIHQAISIIQFKLEIPIIKRRPDFQMHHRLLLEKIDYEHNTIDLNGKIYSLENTCFNTIDPKDPSLLLEEEEQVINKLLFSIQHSEKLAKHIHFLINKGSLYLRYNSNLLIHGCIPLNEDGSMKSMRIDGKDYRGKELFDLFEYYLRYSFNHPEITDDFATDLVWYLWTGENSSLFGKKDMTTFERYFIKEKETHKEKKNPYYSLRENEEVCRHILEEFNLNPDQGHIINGHTPVAEINGENPIKANGKMIVIDGGFSKAYQSKTGIAGYTLLYNSYGMQLVAHKRFTSKEDVLENGTDVLSVKRVVDRELKRKKVLETNVGQKLLEQMNDLNRLLEYRYLKK, encoded by the coding sequence ATGGATACGAAATATTTAGATTTGCTTACAGAAAAGTATGATTCGGAAGAAAAAGTAGTAACAGAAATCATCAATCTGGACGCAATATTAAATCTTCCTAAGGGAACGGAGCATTTTGTCAGCGATTTGCATGGTGAGTTTCATGCTTTTCAACATGTATTAAGAAATGGTTCAGGAAATGTGAAAGAAAAAATTCGCGATTTATTTAAAGATGAGCTTTTAAGTGCTGAAATCGATGAATTCGCCACTTTGGTTTATTATCCAGAAGAGAAATTGAAAAGAATAGTGAATTCATTTATACATACGAAAGAACTAGATAAATGGTATGCAGATACCATTGAAAGAATGATTCGCTTAGTTTCTTATGCATCCTCCAAGTATACCAATTCCAAAGTTCGTAAAGCATTACCACAACAGTTTGTTTATATTATTGAAGAATTATTATATGAAAAAAATGAATTAAATAATAAAACAGATTATTATTCAAGCATCATTAACAGAATAATTTCACTAGGACAAGCTAATAAACTAATTATCGGACTTTCCTATACTATTCAAAGACTGGTTGTCGACCATTTGCATGTTGTTGGCGATATATACGACCGGGGGCCTTATCCTGATAAAATTATCGATACATTAATGGATTATCATTCCGTGGATATCCAGTGGGGTAATCACGATGTTCTATGGATTGGTGCATATGCAGGATCTAAAGTCTGTCTTGCTAATATTATTCGGATATGTGCAAGATATGATAATTTAGATATTATTGAGGATGCTTATGGGATAAATTTACGTCCACTCTTAAACTTAGCAAATAAATATTATAAAGATAACAAAGCTTTTCGTCCAAAAATGAATGCCAAAGAAAATACAGACGAAAATATTTTACAAATCACAAAAATTCACCAAGCTATTTCTATTATTCAATTTAAACTTGAAATACCTATTATTAAAAGGCGACCTGATTTTCAAATGCACCACCGCCTGCTTCTAGAAAAAATTGATTATGAGCATAATACCATAGATTTAAACGGTAAAATTTATTCGCTTGAAAATACCTGTTTTAATACAATTGATCCGAAAGATCCATCTCTCCTTTTAGAAGAAGAAGAGCAAGTTATTAATAAACTGCTTTTTTCGATTCAACATTCTGAGAAACTAGCAAAACATATTCATTTTCTTATAAATAAGGGGAGTTTATATTTAAGATATAATAGCAATTTATTAATCCATGGTTGTATTCCATTAAATGAAGATGGATCAATGAAATCGATGCGTATAGACGGAAAAGATTATCGAGGAAAAGAATTATTTGATCTATTTGAATATTATTTACGTTATAGCTTTAATCATCCTGAAATAACTGATGACTTTGCAACAGATTTAGTTTGGTATTTATGGACTGGGGAAAATTCCTCGTTATTTGGCAAAAAAGATATGACTACATTTGAACGTTATTTTATTAAAGAAAAGGAAACACATAAAGAAAAAAAGAATCCTTACTACTCCTTACGGGAAAACGAAGAGGTCTGCCGCCATATTTTGGAGGAATTTAATTTAAACCCTGATCAGGGGCATATTATAAATGGTCATACACCTGTTGCAGAAATTAATGGAGAAAATCCAATTAAAGCGAATGGAAAAATGATTGTGATAGATGGCGGATTTTCCAAAGCCTATCAATCTAAAACAGGAATTGCCGGCTATACCTTATTATATAATTCCTATGGCATGCAATTGGTTGCCCATAAGCGCTTTACTTCAAAAGAAGATGTGTTAGAAAATGGCACCGATGTCTTATCGGTAAAAAGAGTAGTAGACAGAGAATTAAAACGGAAAAAGGTACTTGAAACAAATGTAGGGCAAAAGTTACTTGAGCAAATGAATGATTTAAATCGATTATTAGAATATCGCTATCTAAAAAAATAA
- the udk gene encoding uridine kinase, with protein sequence MQPKPVVIGVAGGSGSGKTSVTKAIFDHFKGHSILMIEQDYYYKDQSHLPFEERLKTNYDHPLAFDTELLIDHIQKLLNYEAVEKPVYNYAMHTRSDETILVEPKDVIIVEGILILEDESLRDLMDMKLFVDTDADLRIIRRLMRDIKERGRTIDSVIEQYVNVVRPMHNQFIEPTKRYADIIIPEGGHNHVAIDLMVTKIQTILEQKSLL encoded by the coding sequence ATGCAGCCGAAACCAGTAGTTATTGGTGTCGCAGGTGGCTCCGGATCTGGAAAAACAAGTGTGACCAAAGCTATATTTGACCATTTTAAAGGACATTCGATTTTAATGATCGAACAAGATTATTACTATAAAGATCAATCTCATTTACCATTTGAGGAAAGATTAAAAACGAATTATGACCATCCGTTAGCATTTGATACAGAATTATTAATTGATCATATTCAAAAATTATTAAATTATGAAGCAGTGGAAAAGCCAGTATATAATTATGCCATGCATACCCGCTCCGATGAAACTATCCTAGTTGAACCTAAGGATGTAATCATTGTGGAAGGTATCTTAATATTGGAGGATGAAAGTCTTCGTGATTTAATGGATATGAAGTTATTTGTTGACACAGATGCGGATTTACGTATTATCAGAAGATTAATGAGGGATATCAAAGAAAGAGGAAGAACGATTGACTCTGTAATTGAACAATATGTTAATGTAGTTCGTCCCATGCATAATCAATTTATTGAACCAACAAAAAGATATGCAGATATTATAATTCCTGAGGGCGGTCATAATCACGTAGCCATTGATCTTATGGTTACAAAAATTCAAACAATTCTTGAACAAAAATCACTTTTATGA
- a CDS encoding MerR family transcriptional regulator gives MSIEKNYSIGEFAKLTGVTERTLRHYDQMELLKPSGYTEHEHRIYNNNSIAQLQKILLLKFLDLSLGEISEYLKQPEQNLAMTLVNYAQMLEEKRKQIGNGFTSHYPRSKYRFRTRTRQSRFVACTHSCFEK, from the coding sequence ATGTCAATAGAGAAAAATTACTCTATTGGAGAATTTGCAAAGCTAACTGGAGTCACTGAACGAACACTGCGTCACTATGATCAGATGGAGCTATTGAAACCTTCTGGATACACAGAACATGAACATCGGATCTATAACAACAATTCCATCGCTCAGCTTCAAAAAATATTATTACTAAAGTTTTTGGATTTGTCACTTGGAGAAATTTCAGAATATCTTAAGCAACCGGAGCAAAATTTAGCAATGACACTGGTCAATTATGCACAGATGCTGGAAGAAAAGCGAAAACAGATTGGAAACGGTTTTACAAGCCATTACCCGCGTTCAAAGTATCGTTTCCGGACCCGAACCCGTCAATCACGATTCGTTGCTTGTACTCATTCATGCTTTGAAAAATGA
- the greA gene encoding transcription elongation factor GreA — protein MAIEKEFPMTLAGKEKLEQELEQLKTVKRKEVVERIKIARSFGDLSENSEYDSAKEEQAFVEGRITTIENMIRNAKIISEDELDRDTVSLGSSVTFVELPDGEEETYTIVGSAEADPFEGKISNDSPIAKSLIGKKVGDKVIVQTPGGEMNVQIVTIK, from the coding sequence TTGGCAATCGAAAAAGAATTTCCAATGACATTAGCAGGTAAAGAAAAATTAGAACAGGAACTAGAACAGTTAAAAACAGTTAAACGTAAAGAAGTTGTAGAACGTATTAAAATTGCACGTAGTTTCGGTGACTTATCCGAAAACTCAGAGTATGATTCTGCGAAAGAAGAACAAGCTTTTGTAGAGGGTCGTATCACTACGATCGAAAATATGATTCGAAATGCAAAAATTATCTCGGAAGATGAGTTAGATCGCGACACTGTTTCACTTGGTAGTTCTGTTACATTCGTCGAGCTTCCAGACGGTGAAGAAGAAACATATACAATCGTTGGTAGTGCGGAAGCAGATCCATTCGAAGGGAAGATTTCAAACGATTCTCCAATCGCTAAAAGCTTAATTGGCAAAAAAGTTGGCGATAAAGTAATTGTACAGACTCCAGGCGGAGAAATGAATGTACAAATCGTTACAATTAAATAA
- the mtnN gene encoding 5'-methylthioadenosine/S-adenosylhomocysteine nucleosidase has product MKIAIIGAMEEEVTLLREKIANKKEQTIVGFQFIEGELFGKEVVLLRSGIGKVNAAMSTTILMQTFKPDYLINTGSAGGLNPTLEVGDVVISSEVRHHDVDATIFGYEYGQVPQMPASFKATERLIAAAEQSAKEIGNHSVVTGLITTGDSFINQPEKAAFIKSKFENLQAVEMEAAAIAQVAYQHNIPFVIIRSLSDIAGKESHLSFDQYLEKAAVHSANLVLGIVERI; this is encoded by the coding sequence TTGAAAATCGCAATAATCGGTGCAATGGAAGAAGAAGTAACTTTACTACGTGAAAAAATAGCAAATAAGAAAGAACAGACAATCGTTGGATTTCAGTTTATTGAAGGTGAATTATTTGGGAAAGAGGTTGTTTTACTTCGTTCTGGCATAGGAAAAGTGAATGCCGCAATGAGTACAACGATTCTAATGCAAACATTTAAACCAGACTATCTAATCAATACAGGTTCAGCAGGAGGATTAAATCCAACTCTTGAAGTAGGAGACGTTGTTATTTCGAGTGAAGTACGTCATCATGACGTAGACGCCACTATTTTTGGTTATGAATACGGCCAAGTTCCACAAATGCCAGCAAGCTTTAAGGCGACTGAAAGATTAATTGCTGCAGCAGAACAAAGTGCAAAGGAAATTGGCAATCATTCTGTAGTGACAGGTTTAATTACAACTGGTGACTCTTTTATCAATCAACCAGAAAAGGCAGCCTTTATAAAATCAAAATTCGAGAATCTGCAAGCTGTTGAAATGGAAGCAGCTGCAATCGCTCAGGTTGCTTATCAACATAATATTCCATTTGTTATTATTCGCTCTTTATCTGATATTGCTGGGAAGGAATCCCATTTATCTTTTGATCAGTATTTAGAAAAAGCGGCTGTCCATTCAGCAAATCTAGTGTTAGGAATCGTTGAGAGAATATAA
- a CDS encoding YrzI family small protein, translating into MTLNLIFLTVTFKKKQYTNAEFLQEIEMEKRIEENRRKLHEMGYRL; encoded by the coding sequence ATGACATTAAATCTAATTTTTTTAACAGTTACGTTTAAGAAAAAGCAATATACAAATGCTGAATTTTTACAAGAAATTGAAATGGAAAAGAGAATAGAAGAAAATCGCAGAAAACTCCATGAAATGGGCTATAGGTTGTAA
- the cysK gene encoding cysteine synthase A, whose product MNVYRNVHELIGHTPMLELTHFSLPKNVHLYAKLEFCNPGGSIKDRLGYELIQEALKSGKLTKGGTIIEPTAGNTGIGLALAALNTGIKVIVCVPEKFSIEKQEIMKALGAEIIHTPTSFGMQGAIEKAKELQRNIPNAYVPGQFENEANPNTYYKTLGPEIWEQLNYQVDVFVAGAGTGGTFMGTARYLKELNPAVKAVVVEPEGSILNGGKSGPHKTEGIGMEFIPAYMDTSYFDQISTVSDADAFEYVKLAAQKEGLLVGSSSGAALYAAVQEAQKAESGSNIVVVFPDSSDRYMSKKIFDGGI is encoded by the coding sequence TTGAATGTTTATCGAAATGTGCATGAGTTAATAGGTCATACACCAATGCTTGAATTGACTCATTTTTCATTACCTAAAAATGTTCATTTATATGCAAAATTAGAATTTTGTAATCCGGGTGGAAGCATAAAAGATAGACTGGGTTATGAATTAATTCAAGAAGCGTTAAAAAGTGGAAAGCTTACTAAAGGTGGTACCATTATTGAGCCTACGGCAGGAAATACAGGTATTGGGTTAGCTCTTGCCGCATTAAATACAGGAATAAAGGTAATAGTTTGTGTGCCGGAAAAATTTAGTATCGAAAAGCAGGAAATTATGAAGGCATTAGGGGCGGAGATAATTCATACGCCTACTTCCTTTGGCATGCAAGGGGCAATTGAAAAAGCGAAAGAATTGCAGCGGAACATACCTAATGCTTATGTACCAGGACAATTTGAAAATGAAGCAAATCCAAATACTTATTATAAAACACTGGGGCCAGAAATATGGGAGCAATTAAATTATCAGGTTGACGTATTTGTTGCTGGTGCTGGAACAGGTGGTACTTTTATGGGAACAGCCCGCTATTTAAAAGAACTAAATCCAGCTGTCAAAGCGGTAGTAGTAGAACCAGAAGGCTCTATTTTAAATGGTGGGAAAAGTGGACCACATAAAACGGAAGGAATTGGGATGGAGTTCATCCCAGCCTATATGGATACCAGCTATTTTGATCAAATTTCTACCGTTTCTGATGCAGATGCATTTGAGTATGTGAAGCTTGCAGCTCAAAAAGAAGGTTTGCTTGTAGGAAGTTCCTCTGGAGCCGCTTTATATGCCGCTGTACAGGAAGCGCAGAAAGCAGAAAGTGGCAGTAATATCGTTGTGGTTTTTCCAGACTCTAGTGATCGTTATATGAGCAAAAAAATATTTGATGGAGGGATTTAA
- a CDS encoding class I SAM-dependent DNA methyltransferase has product MGKEFLEIFEQWADSYDDSLTNNKEYEAVFHKYDYILKMVAERATGHVVEFGPGTGNLTVKLIEKGLTVTAIEPSPAMRKLAKEKINAKATIIDGDFLHFKLDQQPDTFVSTYAFHHLTDQEKEEAIKQYSNLLPLGGKIVFADTMYVTKDAYDEAIKNAKEKEHHHLAEDLQREYYTTIPFLTEILEKYGFSAYFKKLNDFVWMMEGEKISERGK; this is encoded by the coding sequence ATGGGAAAAGAGTTTCTTGAGATTTTTGAACAATGGGCGGATTCTTACGATGACAGTCTCACTAACAATAAAGAATACGAAGCTGTTTTTCACAAGTATGATTATATATTAAAAATGGTAGCAGAACGTGCCACAGGGCATGTTGTTGAATTTGGGCCTGGTACAGGAAATTTAACTGTTAAACTGATTGAAAAGGGTTTAACGGTTACCGCCATAGAACCATCGCCTGCAATGAGGAAGTTGGCGAAGGAGAAAATTAATGCAAAAGCAACCATAATAGATGGGGATTTTCTTCACTTTAAGCTAGATCAGCAACCAGATACCTTTGTAAGTACTTATGCTTTTCATCACTTAACCGACCAAGAAAAAGAAGAAGCGATTAAACAGTATAGTAATCTCCTCCCTTTAGGTGGTAAAATAGTGTTTGCAGATACCATGTATGTCACTAAAGATGCGTACGATGAGGCAATTAAGAATGCCAAGGAAAAGGAGCATCACCATTTAGCAGAAGACTTGCAAAGAGAGTATTATACAACAATCCCCTTTCTAACGGAAATTTTAGAGAAGTATGGTTTTTCCGCATATTTTAAGAAGTTGAATGACTTTGTATGGATGATGGAAGGGGAAAAAATAAGCGAAAGAGGTAAGTGA
- a CDS encoding YrzI family small protein: MTLNIFFITITINRKRPTEEEQNHLQEIEQIFEETKTKQIRSGYFSNFHY; this comes from the coding sequence ATGACCTTAAATATTTTCTTTATTACCATAACTATAAATAGGAAAAGACCGACGGAAGAAGAACAGAATCATTTACAGGAGATCGAGCAAATATTCGAAGAAACGAAAACAAAGCAAATTCGTTCTGGATATTTTTCAAATTTCCATTACTAA
- a CDS encoding YrzI family small protein, with product MIINMLFFTITVHPKKMTAEEITHQQMIEEIMEENRRKQYSIIRF from the coding sequence ATGATAATAAATATGCTGTTTTTTACCATTACCGTTCATCCCAAAAAGATGACAGCCGAAGAAATTACTCATCAGCAAATGATTGAAGAAATCATGGAAGAAAATAGAAGAAAACAATATTCAATCATACGTTTCTAA
- a CDS encoding peptidoglycan D,D-transpeptidase FtsI family protein, which produces MWRKRIVGIGILFLFALCILLGRLIQVQLIETNHFTKHNINLVEASVKQRSQEMLLDNGRGTFLDKNGNSLTHQTKAVLILFPFLKKMDWDSKKVADIIGTSEYNVKNSIIDAKDPVVFGGKKPLELTSRQMSAINQLKIPGVFAAEKKFHINNSIAEQLLGITGQNEEQLGKRYPDRKLGGSTLIGLTGLERSFDEFLLPDGESKLVYHVDAKGGPLFGLNVKYVEPANPFYPVNVRTTIDTDLQQMAEDLVDEQGIKKGGLVLLDLEDNSIAAMVSRPKINAKDPYQTDGVNNYMLKQQIVGSVFKTVIAAAAIDNKLDDNNKQYDCSKKINGEEDLTYQHGMLNFTDSFAVSCNNTFGTIAKKLSDIDENLIEEYAAKLSLTSLVGWRGSVFHSPDFKQFSGEEMGRVFLNEEAKKDKNYVALTGIGQHEVRVTPLEVANMMATIARGGEKESVRVVSDIQYKNGTTFYSFDKQELDGGKISPYTASRLQKLLREVVTNNKGTGRWFQDLPYEIAGKSGTAETGVYKEEKQLHNKWFAGYFPYEKPKYALVTVNLDVYSDEGGVNQLFAEVVKGIDKKQQNAAR; this is translated from the coding sequence ATGTGGAGAAAAAGAATAGTTGGCATCGGTATCCTTTTTTTATTTGCTTTATGTATATTGCTAGGAAGGCTAATACAAGTGCAGTTAATAGAGACAAATCATTTCACTAAGCATAATATTAATTTGGTGGAAGCAAGTGTAAAACAAAGATCACAAGAAATGCTTTTGGACAATGGTCGGGGAACCTTTCTTGATAAAAATGGAAATTCGCTAACACATCAGACAAAAGCAGTTTTAATATTATTTCCTTTTTTAAAAAAAATGGATTGGGATAGCAAAAAAGTAGCGGATATTATTGGGACAAGTGAATACAATGTAAAGAATAGTATTATCGATGCAAAAGATCCGGTTGTTTTTGGAGGAAAGAAACCATTGGAATTAACAAGCAGGCAAATGTCTGCTATCAATCAGCTGAAGATTCCAGGTGTTTTTGCCGCAGAGAAAAAGTTTCATATCAATAATAGTATCGCCGAACAACTGCTAGGGATTACTGGTCAAAATGAAGAGCAATTAGGAAAGCGATATCCTGATAGAAAGCTAGGAGGTTCTACATTAATTGGTTTAACAGGCTTAGAAAGAAGCTTTGATGAATTTCTTTTGCCTGATGGCGAATCGAAGCTTGTCTATCATGTAGATGCAAAAGGAGGACCACTCTTTGGCTTAAATGTCAAATATGTAGAACCTGCAAATCCGTTTTATCCTGTAAATGTCCGCACAACCATAGACACAGATTTACAGCAGATGGCAGAAGACTTAGTAGATGAACAAGGCATAAAGAAAGGTGGACTAGTTCTGTTAGATCTAGAGGATAATTCGATTGCTGCAATGGTTTCTAGGCCGAAGATAAATGCAAAAGATCCTTATCAGACAGATGGAGTTAATAACTATATGCTAAAACAGCAGATTGTCGGCTCTGTCTTCAAAACAGTCATTGCAGCAGCTGCGATCGACAATAAATTGGATGATAACAATAAGCAATATGATTGCAGCAAGAAAATCAATGGCGAAGAGGACTTAACATATCAGCATGGAATGTTAAATTTTACAGATAGCTTTGCAGTTAGTTGCAACAATACCTTTGGGACAATAGCGAAGAAGTTAAGTGATATAGATGAAAATTTAATCGAGGAATATGCAGCTAAATTATCATTGACTAGCCTGGTGGGGTGGCGAGGCAGTGTTTTTCATTCCCCTGATTTTAAACAATTTAGTGGCGAAGAAATGGGAAGAGTGTTTTTGAATGAGGAGGCGAAAAAGGATAAGAACTATGTTGCATTAACGGGAATCGGACAGCATGAGGTACGGGTTACACCATTAGAAGTGGCAAATATGATGGCGACTATTGCTAGAGGAGGAGAAAAGGAAAGTGTCAGAGTTGTTTCAGATATTCAATACAAAAATGGCACAACCTTTTATTCCTTTGATAAGCAAGAGTTAGATGGAGGAAAAATATCTCCTTATACCGCCTCAAGGCTCCAAAAACTTTTAAGAGAAGTTGTTACAAACAATAAAGGAACTGGCAGATGGTTTCAAGATCTTCCCTATGAAATTGCTGGAAAATCAGGAACGGCAGAAACAGGCGTATATAAAGAGGAGAAGCAGTTACATAATAAATGGTTTGCAGGTTATTTTCCTTATGAGAAGCCTAAATATGCCTTAGTAACAGTGAATTTAGATGTTTATTCAGACGAAGGCGGGGTCAACCAACTATTTGCAGAGGTAGTTAAAGGAATCGATAAAAAGCAGCAAAATGCTGCTCGCTAG